In Companilactobacillus allii, one genomic interval encodes:
- a CDS encoding LacI family DNA-binding transcriptional regulator gives MAKLEDIAKLAEVSPTTVSRVINNYGSLSEKTKNKVFTAMKELNYQPNSLARSLKGKSSKIIGVIFPGVSNPFFGQMVETIENQLFDRGYKIILCNAGKNKEKERAYLRMLIANQVDGIIAGSHNLEIEEYQQVGLPIISFDRYLSENIPIVSSDNFQGGKIAAEVLLASGSKNIQMISGANQPNSPTNRRLVGFKEVIEDNNLKFGLTEIKYNASPNIKGMKIKEVLSNNSVDGIFCTDDLTSLLVFQQAHQLGLRIPEDIRLIGYDGTSFIQEFHPELATIEQPINDIVTLMIDLLLQRIKDPDCNLQQNYVLPVKAIAGETSRRISE, from the coding sequence ATGGCTAAACTAGAAGATATTGCAAAGCTGGCTGAGGTATCACCGACGACGGTTTCGCGTGTAATTAATAATTATGGATCATTGTCAGAAAAGACTAAGAATAAAGTTTTTACGGCGATGAAAGAATTGAATTACCAACCTAATAGTTTAGCTCGCTCACTTAAAGGAAAAAGTTCCAAAATAATCGGTGTTATTTTTCCGGGTGTAAGCAATCCCTTCTTTGGTCAAATGGTTGAAACTATTGAAAATCAGCTATTTGATAGAGGTTACAAAATTATTCTATGTAATGCAGGAAAAAATAAGGAGAAGGAACGAGCTTATTTACGAATGCTCATTGCTAACCAAGTTGATGGGATAATTGCCGGATCACATAATTTGGAGATAGAAGAGTATCAACAAGTAGGTTTGCCTATTATTTCCTTTGATAGATATTTATCTGAGAATATTCCCATTGTCAGTTCGGATAATTTCCAAGGTGGGAAGATAGCTGCAGAAGTATTACTTGCATCAGGTAGTAAAAATATTCAAATGATTTCGGGTGCTAATCAACCTAATAGTCCAACTAATAGACGATTGGTTGGGTTTAAAGAAGTTATTGAAGATAATAATCTAAAATTTGGCTTAACTGAGATTAAATATAATGCATCTCCCAACATCAAAGGAATGAAAATCAAAGAGGTCCTTAGTAATAATAGTGTGGATGGAATATTTTGTACTGATGATCTAACCTCATTATTGGTATTTCAACAAGCCCATCAGTTGGGATTAAGGATTCCTGAAGATATACGATTAATCGGATATGACGGTACAAGTTTTATTCAAGAATTTCATCCAGAACTTGCAACAATTGAACAACCGATAAATGACATTGTCACTTTGATGATCGATCTGTTGTTACAACGGATTAAAGACCCCGATTGTAACTTGCAACAAAATTATGTTCTACCAGTAAAGGCAATAGCTGGTGAAACCAGTAGAAGGATTTCTGAGTAA
- a CDS encoding pentapeptide repeat-containing protein — protein MNEPIETITDQTLNMNQIEDGFYYKHCHFESISDSMNFSDIVFDHCDFEQTDFSRISFTNIEWNHSQLAGCDFNMSNWYNSKIKSMQLSGVDFNNSYFSNTVFVDCKAPYVNFSDSRFEKVDFTNCDLTGGFFQALKVKKSVKFPGSKLTDADLGETKLKGFELQDSEFDNITISPELARGLIVNQYQAAILIGIFGIKVD, from the coding sequence ATGAATGAACCAATTGAAACAATAACTGATCAGACGCTGAATATGAACCAAATCGAGGATGGATTCTACTATAAACATTGTCACTTTGAATCCATAAGTGACTCAATGAATTTTTCAGATATTGTTTTTGATCATTGTGATTTTGAGCAAACTGACTTCAGTCGCATTAGCTTTACCAATATTGAATGGAATCACAGTCAGTTGGCTGGTTGTGATTTTAACATGAGTAACTGGTACAACAGTAAGATTAAGAGTATGCAACTATCAGGAGTGGATTTTAATAATTCATATTTCAGTAATACAGTATTCGTTGACTGTAAAGCTCCATATGTTAACTTTTCAGACAGTAGATTTGAGAAGGTAGATTTCACAAATTGTGATTTAACTGGTGGATTCTTTCAAGCTTTGAAAGTAAAAAAATCGGTCAAGTTTCCAGGATCGAAATTGACTGATGCTGATCTGGGAGAAACTAAACTGAAGGGATTTGAACTACAAGATTCAGAGTTCGATAATATTACTATCAGTCCTGAATTGGCCCGTGGTTTGATCGTTAACCAGTATCAGGCTGCCATTTTAATTGGTATATTTGGAATTAAAGTGGATTAA
- a CDS encoding alpha/beta hydrolase fold domain-containing protein, with translation MITSNYLTELNRLKLVEQVDVPRLEDVKMVIKDRVEAHSYEPNTWDEQKGILNNTKLSDDLTILRAGTKAQPIPEMQSQNICVDIHYSYEMGRKVRYFRIYNKKFKNNNRALLYMHGGAYYGGSVECSLNPLKLLATQFEGTIYSIDYGLAPEYPYPSGLFDCLAVLMEVAKNKHNIALAGDSAGGAMALGLTQIAHYMGICEIESQLLFYPTLVHGSNLEGGLWDDSRIPIIDQQRNVLHASYEIFKQLDKKMTELYLPEQDIELTSPILSPMYANPLLFKKVTVLTGEFDPLRLQNEAFIEKVGMAGADATYVRYGGMSHAFLNLMGKAAASEDAIYECAKRL, from the coding sequence ATGATTACGAGTAATTATTTGACTGAATTAAACCGTTTGAAGTTAGTGGAACAAGTTGATGTTCCTAGATTAGAAGATGTAAAAATGGTCATTAAAGACCGAGTTGAAGCACATTCTTATGAGCCTAACACTTGGGATGAGCAAAAGGGAATTCTCAATAATACAAAATTATCTGATGATTTGACGATACTTCGTGCAGGAACCAAAGCACAGCCAATTCCAGAAATGCAATCTCAAAATATATGTGTAGATATTCATTACTCATATGAAATGGGACGCAAAGTTCGTTATTTTAGGATTTATAATAAGAAATTCAAGAATAATAACCGAGCTCTTTTGTACATGCATGGTGGTGCGTATTATGGTGGCAGTGTGGAGTGTTCCTTAAATCCTCTCAAGTTATTAGCCACGCAATTTGAAGGTACCATTTATTCTATAGATTATGGCCTAGCACCAGAGTATCCATATCCAAGTGGATTATTTGATTGTTTGGCTGTATTAATGGAAGTTGCCAAAAATAAGCACAATATAGCATTGGCAGGGGATTCAGCTGGAGGTGCTATGGCATTAGGGTTGACGCAGATTGCCCATTACATGGGGATATGTGAAATAGAGAGTCAATTATTGTTTTATCCGACGCTTGTCCATGGATCCAATTTAGAAGGAGGATTATGGGACGATTCACGAATACCGATTATTGATCAGCAACGTAATGTATTGCATGCTTCATATGAAATTTTCAAACAGCTGGATAAAAAAATGACAGAGCTATATCTTCCGGAACAAGATATAGAATTAACGTCGCCAATACTTTCGCCTATGTATGCCAATCCACTGCTATTTAAAAAAGTGACGGTATTAACAGGTGAATTTGATCCACTTCGGCTTCAAAATGAAGCATTCATTGAAAAAGTTGGTATGGCAGGAGCTGATGCAACATATGTCCGTTATGGTGGGATGTCACATGCATTTCTTAATTTAATGGGTAAGGCTGCGGCTAGTGAAGATGCTATTTATGAGTGTGCTAAGAGATTATAG
- the gnd gene encoding phosphogluconate dehydrogenase (NAD(+)-dependent, decarboxylating), whose amino-acid sequence MKLAMIGLGKMGINLTENLIHNGEDVLAFDLNEDAKNSARNLGAEVMNDLSDVLSLPAPRIIWVMLPAGKPTNTTIDELSSILNKNDIVIDGGNSFYEDSLKHNEILKKSGIKFFDVGTSGGMSGANHDGNFMIGGDDEDAFKFIEPIFEGIAMKDGYLYTGKAGSGHYLKMIHNGIEYGMMQSIAEGFDVLTHGQFDYDNEAVAKVWSNGSVIRSWLMELAESAFAKDPKLSDLKGVMHSSGEGKWTLDEALKLQVPTPVIAASLMVRYRSLEDDTFSGKVVAALRNEFGGHNVDKK is encoded by the coding sequence ATGAAATTAGCAATGATTGGGTTAGGTAAGATGGGAATCAATCTTACAGAGAATTTGATTCATAATGGTGAAGATGTTTTGGCTTTTGATTTAAATGAAGACGCAAAAAATTCAGCACGGAATTTAGGTGCTGAAGTAATGAATGATTTGTCAGATGTTTTAAGTTTGCCAGCCCCAAGGATCATTTGGGTAATGTTACCTGCTGGTAAGCCAACTAATACTACGATTGATGAGCTAAGTAGTATTCTTAATAAGAATGACATTGTGATAGACGGTGGGAATTCATTCTATGAAGATTCGCTCAAGCATAATGAAATTCTAAAAAAGAGCGGAATTAAATTCTTTGATGTTGGAACATCCGGTGGTATGAGTGGGGCCAATCATGATGGCAATTTTATGATCGGTGGAGATGACGAAGACGCCTTCAAATTCATTGAACCAATTTTTGAAGGTATTGCCATGAAGGATGGATATTTATATACAGGTAAAGCTGGTAGTGGACATTATTTGAAGATGATCCACAACGGTATTGAATATGGAATGATGCAATCAATCGCTGAAGGATTCGATGTGTTGACTCATGGCCAGTTTGACTACGACAATGAAGCTGTTGCAAAAGTCTGGTCTAATGGGTCGGTAATTAGAAGTTGGCTAATGGAACTTGCTGAATCAGCCTTTGCTAAAGATCCTAAGTTAAGTGATCTAAAGGGTGTTATGCATTCTTCTGGTGAAGGTAAGTGGACACTTGATGAAGCCTTGAAATTACAAGTTCCAACGCCAGTAATTGCGGCTTCTTTAATGGTACGTTATCGTTCACTTGAAGATGATACATTCAGTGGAAAAGTAGTTGCTGCACTTCGTAATGAGTTTGGCGGACATAATGTAGATAAGAAATAG
- a CDS encoding sucrose-6-phosphate hydrolase — MITEWTTKLRYLPYNQWPQSQLDDIKYKISKSHWRLGYHIQPTTGLLNDPNGFSYYNNQWHLFYQSFPYGPVHGLKSWDHLTSDDLVHWKDNGIAIYADTKNDSQGAYSGSAIVSDDQLFIVYTGNVRDESWVRHPKQIGAVMNENNEIKKISEPLINEPRAGYTDHFRDPQIIEHDNKFYIILGAQKTDKTGHVLVYEADKVTGPWSFKTELHFTNEEMGYMVECPNLVFINNQPVLIFCPQGISKSILDYHNIYPNAYVIGESFDWDTFTFINPSKLHNLDDGFDVYATQAFNSPDGRALCVSWIGLPEIEYPTDVEGWAHCYSLVKELKINNGKLYQLPVVENKKLELNKFTTDKISAQSKLKINVPANNDATVSIISDRNDQFKITFDSKNGKIVVDRSKFGQNFAQAYGESRLTEVDTNKDITAVLYFDNTVFELFINDGEKVITGRLFPTGTEFFVKSDNADVESIQLDKIN; from the coding sequence ATGATTACAGAATGGACGACAAAGTTAAGATATTTACCATATAATCAGTGGCCACAAAGTCAGTTAGATGATATTAAATATAAAATTTCTAAGTCACATTGGAGGTTGGGATACCATATTCAACCAACCACTGGTCTATTGAATGATCCTAACGGATTCTCATACTACAATAATCAGTGGCATTTATTTTATCAATCGTTTCCCTATGGTCCAGTGCATGGATTAAAAAGCTGGGATCATTTAACTTCGGATGATTTAGTTCATTGGAAGGATAATGGCATTGCGATTTATGCTGATACTAAAAATGATAGTCAAGGTGCCTATTCTGGGTCGGCTATTGTGTCTGATGATCAACTATTCATTGTTTACACTGGGAATGTTCGAGATGAATCTTGGGTAAGACATCCTAAACAAATCGGCGCTGTAATGAATGAGAATAATGAGATAAAGAAAATATCAGAGCCTTTAATAAATGAACCACGTGCCGGTTATACTGACCATTTCCGTGATCCACAGATTATTGAGCATGATAATAAATTCTATATAATTTTAGGGGCACAAAAGACAGATAAGACTGGTCATGTGTTGGTATATGAGGCAGATAAAGTAACAGGACCTTGGAGTTTTAAAACTGAATTGCATTTTACTAATGAAGAAATGGGCTATATGGTTGAATGCCCTAATTTAGTTTTTATCAATAATCAGCCGGTTTTAATATTCTGCCCACAAGGGATATCTAAGAGTATTTTGGATTATCATAATATTTATCCAAATGCATATGTTATTGGAGAATCATTTGATTGGGATACATTTACCTTTATTAATCCTTCAAAATTGCATAATCTTGATGATGGATTCGATGTATATGCGACACAAGCGTTCAATTCACCCGACGGTAGAGCTCTATGCGTCAGTTGGATCGGTTTACCTGAAATAGAATATCCAACAGATGTTGAGGGATGGGCTCACTGCTATAGTTTGGTAAAAGAGTTGAAAATCAATAATGGCAAGTTATATCAATTACCAGTAGTGGAAAATAAAAAATTGGAATTGAACAAATTCACGACAGACAAAATATCTGCACAATCCAAATTAAAAATAAACGTCCCAGCAAACAATGATGCTACAGTCTCGATTATTAGTGACCGGAATGACCAGTTTAAAATAACCTTTGACTCCAAAAATGGTAAAATTGTAGTTGATCGTAGCAAATTTGGTCAAAACTTCGCTCAAGCATATGGAGAGAGTCGTTTGACAGAAGTAGATACGAATAAAGATATTACGGCAGTTTTGTATTTTGATAATACAGTATTCGAACTATTCATTAATGATGGCGAAAAAGTGATTACAGGTCGATTGTTTCCAACAGGAACTGAATTCTTTGTCAAATCAGATAATGCTGACGTAGAAAGTATTCAGTTGGATAAAATTAATTAA
- a CDS encoding MurR/RpiR family transcriptional regulator gives MTQNITILLQSYYDHLSSSAKKIADYLLSNPDIDSSLTINDLAKQTGSSISTISRFAKSIGFNNFQQLKLSLLTSTQTFDTPFKEINANDTNLTVTKKIFSANVSTLDSTLKIITEDQLDKAVDIINNSQVIALFGLGASSVVAQDGYHKFLRSDKTPLFASDYHMQLMMATTLKPNSCAILISHSGENKDILEIAKNLRKNDIKIIGITSYGNSSLSKIVDVSLLSVSEETNYQNEALHAIIAQISLIDTLFVLTAIKDGQETDDIFKKIRKTINQTRNN, from the coding sequence ATGACACAAAATATAACAATTCTATTGCAATCATATTATGATCATTTAAGTAGTTCAGCAAAAAAAATTGCTGATTATTTATTGAGCAATCCTGATATAGATTCAAGCTTAACTATTAATGATCTAGCGAAACAAACTGGCTCATCTATTTCCACTATTTCAAGATTTGCTAAAAGTATCGGATTCAATAATTTTCAACAGTTAAAGCTAAGTCTATTAACGAGTACACAAACCTTTGACACTCCATTTAAGGAAATCAATGCCAACGATACTAATTTGACTGTAACTAAAAAGATCTTCTCTGCAAACGTTTCTACATTGGATTCAACTCTAAAAATAATCACAGAAGATCAATTAGACAAAGCAGTCGACATCATTAATAACAGTCAAGTCATTGCATTATTTGGGCTTGGTGCATCCTCTGTTGTGGCTCAAGATGGGTATCACAAATTTCTTCGTTCTGATAAGACTCCGTTATTTGCCAGTGACTATCATATGCAGCTAATGATGGCTACAACCTTGAAGCCTAATTCTTGTGCGATTTTAATATCCCATAGTGGTGAAAATAAGGATATCTTGGAAATAGCCAAAAACTTGCGTAAAAACGACATAAAAATAATCGGCATCACTAGTTATGGAAATTCCTCGCTGAGTAAAATTGTCGACGTATCATTACTATCTGTCTCTGAAGAAACTAATTATCAAAATGAAGCTCTGCACGCAATAATTGCACAAATTTCATTAATAGATACATTATTCGTTCTAACCGCTATTAAAGATGGTCAAGAAACAGACGATATTTTTAAAAAAATCAGAAAAACTATTAATCAAACACGTAATAATTAA
- a CDS encoding MFS transporter produces MSRSQLWKQRIFYGMTDMASNLIWQIVGLYLLFYYTTVLGLSAAFAGTLFLMVRFIDAFDGMFFGFMIDHTHSKYGKSRPYFLWFGIPLGILSFLLFFNPSFGGNKIIQMTWISVIYTIFSLVYSGSNTPITAILPSLTKDPSERANLASARMVFTNTGASIVGAITLSMVSFFGGKNQQKGFLIWGGIIGIIVSISFLLAFINLKERVVDQEDKSIKGQLSIKNSFKGALRNRPWVILTLSFICIQIFWVVRTASGVFYINYVYKDASIVGLFLGMTIFAVPGNLLVPIISKKFKNRDVMDISLIIFILGEFMMSLGEKSHSLSLLFVGNGIAMVAMGAVFTIVFVMISDTVEYARIHLHIDEPGFLSSVPVVGSKIGMGIGGALSGWILTWGGFQASAKTQSVKAQLAININFVWLPMLFAVIIIGILVFYNLNEKNNTSVDKGNNNIEEAFQD; encoded by the coding sequence ATGTCTAGGTCACAGCTGTGGAAGCAACGAATATTTTATGGGATGACCGATATGGCCAGTAATCTGATTTGGCAAATAGTCGGATTATACTTGTTGTTTTACTATACTACGGTCTTAGGATTGTCTGCTGCTTTTGCAGGAACATTGTTCTTGATGGTTCGTTTTATAGATGCATTTGACGGTATGTTTTTTGGGTTTATGATTGACCATACTCATTCAAAATATGGCAAGTCACGACCATATTTTCTATGGTTTGGAATACCGCTAGGAATTCTATCATTTTTACTATTCTTTAATCCCTCGTTTGGGGGGAATAAAATAATTCAAATGACTTGGATCAGTGTAATATATACGATTTTTAGTTTGGTTTATTCTGGATCCAATACGCCGATTACGGCCATACTCCCCAGTCTAACTAAGGATCCTTCAGAACGTGCCAATCTTGCATCTGCCAGAATGGTATTTACAAATACTGGAGCATCAATTGTTGGTGCTATTACGTTATCAATGGTTAGCTTTTTTGGTGGGAAGAATCAACAAAAAGGATTCCTGATTTGGGGTGGAATCATAGGTATCATTGTTTCAATCAGCTTTCTCTTAGCGTTTATTAACTTAAAAGAACGAGTGGTCGATCAAGAGGACAAAAGTATTAAAGGTCAGTTGTCTATTAAGAATTCATTCAAAGGAGCTTTAAGGAATCGACCGTGGGTAATCCTTACTTTGAGCTTTATCTGTATCCAAATATTTTGGGTAGTTAGAACGGCCTCAGGTGTATTTTATATCAACTATGTTTATAAGGATGCGTCGATTGTTGGATTGTTTCTGGGTATGACTATTTTTGCAGTACCGGGTAACTTATTAGTGCCAATTATTTCTAAGAAATTCAAAAATCGTGACGTTATGGATATATCATTGATTATTTTTATTTTGGGTGAATTTATGATGTCATTGGGTGAAAAGAGTCATAGTTTATCTTTGCTATTTGTTGGTAATGGTATAGCCATGGTAGCCATGGGCGCAGTATTTACAATTGTTTTTGTTATGATTTCTGATACCGTTGAATACGCAAGGATTCATCTACATATAGATGAACCCGGATTTTTGTCGTCAGTTCCTGTTGTAGGATCCAAGATCGGTATGGGTATTGGTGGTGCTTTATCTGGTTGGATACTCACATGGGGAGGATTTCAAGCAAGTGCCAAAACACAAAGTGTTAAAGCTCAATTAGCAATTAATATTAATTTTGTCTGGTTACCTATGTTATTTGCGGTTATTATTATCGGGATTTTAGTGTTTTACAACTTAAATGAAAAGAATAATACTTCTGTGGATAAAGGAAATAATAATATAGAAGAAGCCTTTCAAGACTAG
- a CDS encoding MATE family efflux transporter, producing the protein MIDLTNGKPLKVIFLYTIPLLMGNFFQQFYSFIDTLIVGRTISVNALASVGATGGLTGLVIGFAQGMTSGLTILTARKHGAGDIRGVTKSFASGIIISFFITIVFTLIALLIAYPLLKAMQTPAVLLHDAFIFLEIIFAGIFAFVGFDFLGNTMRALGDSRVPLFFLIVSTILNILLELVFILYLHMGVAGAGLATVVAQAITMIVLYFYIRRKIPYLILSRSDFKIDMDEIKELLKVSLPMGFQSSIIAIGSIILQFMLNTLGADAVAAYTVAGRVEQIATLPALSFGISLVNYTAQNLGAKKYSRILDGVKKGIMMSVISSITIGAILILFGKNISHLFMNGSETHVLNLIQIYYYFNGSMYFMLSILFIVRYTLQGLGNQKAPTIAGIAELIMRVFASIVMIRFFGFYGAAMASPLAWIGSVLVLVSTWRIEWNKLSKMKDGNVEIPEEVIE; encoded by the coding sequence TTGATTGATTTAACAAATGGTAAGCCTTTAAAAGTTATATTTTTATACACTATTCCACTATTAATGGGGAATTTTTTCCAGCAATTTTACAGTTTCATCGACACCTTGATTGTTGGAAGAACAATCAGTGTTAATGCACTAGCAAGTGTTGGTGCTACTGGTGGATTGACAGGATTAGTCATTGGCTTTGCACAGGGGATGACGAGTGGACTCACTATTTTGACTGCCCGAAAACATGGGGCTGGTGATATCCGTGGTGTTACTAAGAGTTTTGCTTCTGGAATTATAATCTCTTTTTTTATAACTATAGTTTTTACACTCATTGCACTATTAATCGCATACCCACTACTTAAAGCGATGCAAACACCTGCAGTGTTATTACACGACGCTTTCATTTTCTTGGAAATAATCTTCGCAGGTATTTTCGCCTTTGTGGGTTTTGATTTCTTGGGGAATACGATGCGTGCTTTGGGTGATTCTCGTGTCCCACTATTTTTCTTAATTGTAAGCACGATTTTGAATATATTACTAGAACTAGTCTTCATCTTATACCTACACATGGGTGTTGCCGGTGCTGGATTAGCGACAGTTGTCGCACAAGCCATTACAATGATTGTCTTATATTTCTATATAAGAAGAAAAATCCCATATTTGATATTGAGTCGCTCTGATTTCAAAATTGATATGGACGAAATAAAGGAGCTATTAAAGGTAAGTCTACCAATGGGATTCCAGTCATCAATTATTGCCATTGGCTCAATTATTCTACAATTCATGCTCAATACATTAGGCGCAGACGCTGTTGCTGCTTATACGGTTGCTGGTAGAGTTGAACAAATCGCTACCTTGCCTGCTCTTAGTTTTGGTATTTCATTAGTCAATTACACCGCTCAAAATCTTGGTGCCAAGAAATACTCTAGAATATTAGACGGAGTTAAAAAGGGCATTATGATGTCTGTCATATCAAGTATCACTATTGGTGCAATTTTGATACTATTTGGTAAAAACATCTCACATCTATTCATGAATGGAAGTGAGACACACGTTTTGAATTTGATCCAAATATACTATTATTTCAACGGATCGATGTACTTCATGTTGTCCATTCTCTTCATTGTTAGATACACCTTACAAGGATTAGGGAACCAAAAAGCTCCCACGATTGCCGGTATTGCCGAACTTATCATGAGAGTATTTGCAAGTATTGTTATGATTAGATTCTTTGGATTTTACGGAGCTGCTATGGCCAGTCCACTGGCTTGGATTGGTTCAGTTCTAGTCCTTGTCAGCACGTGGCGAATCGAGTGGAACAAGTTAAGTAAAATGAAAGATGGTAACGTTGAGATTCCTGAAGAAGTTATCGAGTAA
- a CDS encoding sucrose-specific PTS transporter subunit IIBC, with product MNHEQVADRVIKYVGKDNLIAAAHCATRLRLVIKDTSKIDQTGLDNDDDIKGTFSIDGQYQIIIGPGDVDKVYNFLIKKTGLKGVTPDDLKNIASSGKKTNPVLAVVKLLSDIFVPLIPALVAGGLLMAINNLLTSPDLFGPLSVVQMYPGVKGLSELINLLASAPFTFMPVLIGYSATKRFGGNPYLGAAIGMAMVMPSLVSGYDVANFTAAGKMTYWNIFGLKVAQAGYQGQVLPVLAVSWILATIEKWLHDHMPATLDFIFTPLIAVIITGLLTFIGVGPVMRIVSDGVTNGIVWLYNTAGFIGTGIFGTFYSAIVVTGLHQSFPVVETQLLTNISKTGGDFIFPIASMANVAQGAACLAVLFITNNKKQKGLASSAGISALLGITEPAIFGVNLKLRYPFYCAMIASGIASVFVGIFHVLSSALGAAGVIGFISLPPKNYLPFFISIIISMGVSFSLTYVYGKKFAKAADTDDSEDAKGNANLIAVADEVISAPVTGELKSLSTVNDQVFSAEIMGKGAAIIPSDNNIYAPATGVVTVAYETKHAYGIKTSDGAEVLIHLGIDTVNLKGKFFTSNVKQGDTIKKGDLLGTFDIEKLKDAGFDTTVMVVITNTMSYGAVEEIKVSDIEHGDDIIALTQLTANYSSAAVNI from the coding sequence ATGAATCATGAGCAAGTTGCTGATAGAGTCATCAAATATGTTGGTAAAGACAATCTAATTGCCGCGGCACATTGTGCCACTAGACTACGTTTGGTAATAAAAGATACTTCCAAAATCGATCAAACTGGTCTGGATAACGATGATGATATTAAAGGAACATTTAGTATAGACGGTCAGTATCAAATAATTATCGGCCCCGGTGACGTCGATAAAGTTTACAACTTTTTAATTAAAAAAACCGGTTTAAAGGGTGTTACTCCAGATGATCTGAAGAATATCGCCTCATCTGGTAAAAAAACTAATCCTGTTTTGGCAGTTGTAAAACTGCTATCTGATATCTTTGTACCATTGATACCCGCCTTAGTTGCCGGTGGTTTACTAATGGCTATCAACAATTTACTAACATCCCCAGATTTATTTGGACCATTATCTGTAGTTCAAATGTATCCTGGTGTTAAAGGTCTTTCTGAACTTATTAATTTACTAGCTTCTGCACCATTCACATTCATGCCAGTCCTTATTGGTTATTCAGCCACTAAGAGATTTGGTGGTAATCCATATCTTGGTGCTGCAATTGGTATGGCAATGGTTATGCCATCACTTGTCAGTGGATATGATGTTGCCAACTTCACTGCCGCAGGTAAAATGACTTACTGGAATATCTTCGGTTTAAAAGTTGCCCAAGCTGGTTATCAAGGACAAGTTCTACCTGTTCTTGCTGTTTCATGGATATTAGCCACAATTGAAAAATGGCTGCACGATCATATGCCAGCCACTCTAGATTTTATTTTCACGCCATTAATTGCCGTTATTATCACTGGTTTACTTACATTTATCGGTGTCGGACCCGTCATGAGAATAGTTTCAGATGGTGTAACCAATGGTATCGTTTGGCTATATAATACAGCCGGCTTCATTGGTACAGGTATATTCGGTACATTCTATTCAGCTATTGTTGTCACGGGATTACACCAAAGTTTTCCTGTTGTTGAAACACAATTACTTACAAATATTAGTAAAACTGGTGGAGACTTCATCTTCCCAATCGCATCTATGGCTAACGTTGCCCAAGGTGCAGCTTGTTTAGCGGTCTTGTTCATTACTAATAACAAAAAGCAAAAAGGACTTGCTTCATCAGCTGGTATATCAGCATTACTAGGAATCACAGAACCTGCAATTTTCGGTGTTAACTTAAAACTCCGCTATCCTTTCTATTGTGCAATGATTGCATCAGGTATCGCATCAGTATTCGTTGGTATTTTCCACGTATTATCTAGTGCTTTAGGTGCTGCTGGTGTCATTGGATTCATTTCATTACCTCCAAAGAATTATTTGCCATTCTTTATCAGTATCATAATCAGTATGGGAGTCAGTTTCTCATTAACATATGTATATGGTAAGAAGTTTGCTAAAGCAGCTGACACAGATGATTCCGAAGATGCAAAAGGAAATGCTAATTTGATTGCTGTTGCCGATGAAGTTATTTCTGCACCAGTTACTGGTGAATTGAAGTCTTTATCAACAGTAAATGATCAAGTATTCTCCGCTGAAATCATGGGAAAAGGTGCCGCAATTATTCCTTCTGATAATAATATTTATGCACCTGCCACAGGTGTTGTAACAGTTGCATATGAAACTAAACACGCTTATGGAATCAAGACCTCTGATGGTGCTGAGGTATTAATTCATTTAGGAATTGATACAGTTAACTTAAAGGGTAAGTTCTTTACCTCAAATGTTAAACAAGGCGATACCATCAAAAAAGGTGATCTATTAGGAACATTTGATATTGAAAAGCTCAAAGATGCTGGATTCGATACAACAGTCATGGTGGTCATAACTAATACCATGTCATATGGTGCTGTTGAAGAAATTAAAGTAAGTGATATTGAACATGGTGATGACATAATCGCCTTAACTCAATTAACTGCAAATTATTCAAGTGCTGCTGTAAATATTTAA